In Apium graveolens cultivar Ventura chromosome 10, ASM990537v1, whole genome shotgun sequence, the following are encoded in one genomic region:
- the LOC141692344 gene encoding uncharacterized protein LOC141692344, with protein MLRFSTITFHFFIFTSITLNSHLTYSLETFNFDPNTLSGDAEVINGSINLIRPINSSKHGAIQSKNHFKFIKADPLSVSTDFAFSIKGSGGNLCFEIKKISRIGENVRITFRGDSVGVQVGGRVGKVMTFGEVFDSGEIFRCWVDYEASSKQIEVRVGKAGSERSYVPLVMYAVDLGEMWDGEEVFVGLSSSGSGNVGESVSVYSWKFRVRGVPKGMHSRPMIPESVVNGILEQKGEKKSSCHLGVIMFGCAALVAVVLLSFWEMFVRRYECDSVTPAEIITNPVDFKYQKIGVDVENVFEDVIKEKVVV; from the coding sequence ATGTTAAGATTCTCTACAATCacatttcatttcttcattttCACCTCCATTACCCTAAATTCCCACCTCACATACTCTCTCGAAACCTTTAATTTTGATCCAAACACTCTTTCCGGCGACGCAGAGGTCATCAACGGCTCAATTAATCTCATCCGTCCGATCAACTCATCAAAACATGGAGCTATTCAGAGTAAGAATCATTTTAAGTTCATAAAGGCCGACCCTTTATCTGTATCTACTGATTTTGCATTTTCAATTAAGGGTAGTGGTGGTAATCTGTGTTTTGAAATCAAGAAAATATCAAGAATTGGTGAAAATGTTAGAATTACGTTTAGGGGTGATTCTGTTGGTGTACAAGTTGGTGGTAGGGTTGGAAAGGTTATGACTTTCGGGGAGGTTTTTGATAGTGGGGAGATTTTTAGGTGTTGGGTTGATTATGAGGCGAGTTCGAAGCAAATTGAGGTTAGGGTTGGGAAGGCGGGTAGTGAAAGGAGTTATGTTCCGTTGGTGATGTATGCAGTTGATTTAGGGGAAATGTGGGATGGTGAGGAGGTTTTTGTGGGGTTGAGTTCGTCGGGAAGTGGTAATGTTGGAGAGAGTGTTAGTGTGTATTCGTGGAAGTTTAGGGTTAGAGGTGTTCCGAAGGGGATGCATTCTAGACCGATGATCCCGGAGAGTGTAGTTAATGGAATTCTTGAGCAGAAAGGAGAGAAGAAAAGTTCATGTCATTTGGGAGTTATTATGTTTGGATGTGCAGCGTTGGTGGCGGTGGTTTTGTTGTCGTTTTGGGAAATGTTTGTCAGAAGATACGAGTGTGATTCTGTGACTCCGGCAGAAATTATCACCAACCCGGTGGATTTTAAATATCAAAAGATTGGTGTAGACGTGGAGAATGTCTTTGAAGATGTTATAAAGGAAAAAGTTGTAGTTTGA